The Candidatus Manganitrophus noduliformans genome includes a window with the following:
- a CDS encoding CHC2 zinc finger domain-containing protein has protein sequence MGHDFQEVKQRLDIVVVIEKYTGLTARRSGNNYLLSECPFCHGHGCFSIKQEEQFFKCFQCPGDKTGGDVFTFLSKLKGVDQRSALEELAREAGYALRSQSTRPDVKEAIMRWAKEAWEAPGAKEVWEYLVKERKLSEEILRSHDIGFLHDRSKMTADLKKQGYHYEEIRASGILTKGYFDFYRILFGWRGATGSLSGFMAGATRRQLSELNESGRDPQPKYKMAWGFQADSPYHLYDAKRRTDRAVIIVEGVIDCLQMLTIGISNTVALGGTAFKEGYGTALDSTRFERIILMLDSDRAGREATARIIRHLLNGHPKFNLYVAEIAATDPNDKKSLIKDPDELIVKLGPQITRTILNDPIKAGPWLAISMRAELDLTNALQRDEALHRMACLWDRFSDEVEKKEIIRYLSESCRLPQEDIRKTIEKYAQRKKENADRSVPSTEQSKEEDPRKTSAKMEQLEEKNKTLKEKNQNLAAQNKALLRAYAHCVTRIRELSRSGLLWHVNRLTEGHSAVLKQIRKDPKRSLLLLEKINETFDRSSIQDVGRIKAEIDQLCREQVNEDGEDNES, from the coding sequence ATGGGTCACGATTTTCAGGAGGTCAAACAGCGGCTGGATATCGTTGTGGTGATCGAGAAGTATACGGGTCTCACGGCGCGCCGGAGCGGGAATAATTACCTTCTCTCTGAATGTCCCTTCTGCCACGGTCACGGCTGCTTTTCCATCAAACAGGAGGAGCAGTTCTTCAAATGCTTCCAGTGCCCGGGCGATAAGACCGGAGGGGATGTCTTTACCTTTCTATCGAAACTCAAAGGGGTTGATCAGCGTTCCGCCCTGGAGGAGCTGGCGCGGGAGGCCGGATACGCGCTGCGTTCCCAGTCCACCCGTCCCGATGTGAAAGAAGCCATTATGCGTTGGGCCAAAGAGGCCTGGGAGGCGCCCGGGGCCAAAGAGGTGTGGGAGTATCTGGTTAAAGAGAGAAAGCTCTCTGAGGAGATCCTCCGATCCCACGATATCGGATTTCTCCATGATCGCTCGAAGATGACGGCCGATCTGAAAAAGCAGGGGTATCACTATGAGGAGATCAGAGCGTCGGGGATTCTGACCAAAGGCTATTTCGATTTCTATCGGATTCTATTCGGGTGGCGAGGCGCGACCGGATCGCTGAGTGGATTCATGGCGGGCGCCACAAGAAGGCAGCTCTCCGAACTCAATGAGTCGGGGAGAGACCCGCAACCGAAATACAAGATGGCCTGGGGATTCCAGGCGGACTCCCCTTATCACCTCTATGACGCGAAGCGGCGCACCGACCGCGCCGTCATCATCGTCGAGGGGGTCATCGATTGTCTGCAGATGCTCACGATCGGAATCTCGAATACGGTGGCTCTGGGGGGGACTGCGTTTAAGGAGGGGTACGGAACGGCGCTTGATTCAACCCGGTTTGAGAGAATTATTCTGATGCTCGATAGCGATCGCGCGGGCCGGGAGGCGACGGCCCGGATCATCCGCCATCTGCTCAATGGGCATCCGAAGTTCAACCTCTATGTCGCCGAGATCGCGGCGACTGATCCCAACGACAAGAAGAGCCTCATCAAAGATCCAGACGAGCTGATCGTGAAGCTGGGGCCCCAGATCACGCGGACGATTCTCAACGATCCGATCAAGGCGGGTCCCTGGCTTGCGATCTCCATGAGGGCTGAATTGGATCTGACCAACGCCCTTCAACGCGATGAGGCGCTGCATCGGATGGCGTGTCTATGGGATCGGTTCTCGGACGAGGTCGAGAAGAAAGAGATCATCCGGTATCTCTCGGAATCCTGCCGGCTGCCCCAGGAGGACATCCGAAAGACGATCGAGAAGTATGCCCAGCGGAAAAAGGAGAATGCGGATCGATCCGTTCCGTCGACGGAGCAATCAAAGGAGGAAGACCCCAGGAAGACCTCCGCAAAGATGGAGCAGTTGGAAGAAAAGAACAAAACGCTGAAAGAGAAAAATCAAAATCTTGCGGCGCAAAATAAAGCGTTGTTGCGCGCGTATGCGCATTGTGTGACGCGAATCAGGGAGCTCTCCCGATCCGGACTGTTGTGGCACGTGAATCGGTTGACGGAAGGGCATAGCGCTGTCCTGAAGCAAATTCGGAAAGATCCGAAGCGGTCTTTATTGCTTCTGGAGAAAATAAACGAGACTTTTGACCGATCTTCCATCCAGGATGTCGGGAGAATCAAAGCTGAGATCGATCAATTGTGCAGAGAACAGGTCAACGAAGACGGGGAAGATAATGAGTCTTAA
- a CDS encoding thermonuclease family protein, producing the protein MGWRLNCIAIAVYLFIPTVVLAESFSGKVVKVSDGDTISVMHQGRAQKVRLHGIDAPEKRQAFGNRAKKFTSDLAFGRVVTVQAVDVDRYGRIVGEVILPDGRSLNRKLVKAGLAWWYRKYSKDKSLGELEEEARSARRGLWIDPNPIPPWEFRKKEKVGSR; encoded by the coding sequence ATGGGATGGAGACTGAACTGCATCGCCATCGCGGTCTATCTATTCATTCCGACTGTCGTCCTGGCCGAATCGTTCTCCGGCAAGGTCGTCAAAGTGAGCGACGGCGATACGATCTCGGTCATGCACCAAGGCCGCGCCCAGAAAGTACGTCTCCATGGAATCGATGCCCCTGAAAAGAGACAGGCCTTCGGAAACCGCGCAAAGAAGTTCACGTCTGATCTGGCCTTCGGCAGAGTCGTCACGGTTCAAGCGGTGGATGTCGATCGCTACGGGCGGATCGTCGGCGAGGTGATCCTCCCGGATGGGCGCTCCCTCAACCGGAAACTTGTAAAGGCCGGTCTTGCCTGGTGGTATCGCAAATACTCCAAAGACAAGAGCCTTGGAGAATTGGAAGAAGAAGCCAGGTCCGCCAGAAGAGGATTATGGATTGACCCGAACCCGATTCCTCCGTGGGAGTTCAGGAAAAAGGAGAAAGTGGGAAGCCGCTGA
- the parS gene encoding type II toxin-antitoxin system Xre/ParS family antitoxin, with the protein METLLIKERDKQADEIFKKVFHKQLKSYTDVIEMSKEGITKASLMDFVRFLNFSPDQFARLLPITLRTIQRYSGKQRFSPTVSEHIIQLVFLVGKGIEVFGSLEKFMSWFNAPSQALGGNVPSDLVSLKTGTQMVMDELGRIEHGVYA; encoded by the coding sequence ATGGAAACGCTTTTAATCAAGGAGCGCGACAAGCAAGCAGATGAGATCTTTAAAAAGGTCTTCCACAAGCAATTAAAGTCCTATACGGATGTCATCGAAATGAGCAAAGAGGGGATCACAAAGGCCTCACTCATGGACTTCGTCCGTTTTCTAAACTTTTCACCGGATCAGTTCGCGCGTCTGCTTCCGATCACCCTGCGCACGATTCAGAGATACTCCGGCAAGCAGAGGTTCAGCCCTACCGTGTCCGAACACATCATCCAGTTGGTGTTTCTGGTGGGAAAAGGGATCGAGGTGTTTGGGTCGCTTGAAAAGTTTATGAGTTGGTTCAATGCGCCCAGCCAGGCTTTAGGGGGGAACGTGCCGAGCGATCTGGTCAGTCTTAAGACCGGAACCCAAATGGTCATGGACGAACTAGGTCGAATCGAGCATGGTGTGTATGCATGA
- a CDS encoding RES family NAD+ phosphorylase gives MRRVYRIALAKHAHDLSGKGARLTGGRWNAKDTAVIYTSESRSLAAMEYLVHVSLTNIPPEIKIVTIGIPETIVPKQIDPSDLPKDWRKSPAPFLLGDIGTQWALGMESLLLRVPSAVVMHEFNILINPIHPDMKSVKILDVESFIYDERLHKPTKQ, from the coding sequence ATGAGGAGGGTTTATCGGATCGCCCTCGCAAAACATGCCCACGATCTGTCAGGGAAAGGGGCGCGACTCACAGGCGGGCGATGGAATGCAAAAGATACGGCGGTCATCTACACCTCAGAGAGCAGATCGCTTGCGGCAATGGAATACCTCGTCCACGTCTCGCTGACAAACATTCCTCCTGAAATAAAAATTGTCACGATCGGCATTCCTGAAACGATTGTCCCGAAACAAATCGATCCCTCTGATTTACCCAAGGATTGGCGTAAGAGTCCCGCGCCTTTCTTATTGGGAGACATCGGAACCCAGTGGGCATTAGGCATGGAAAGCCTCCTGCTCCGTGTTCCTTCTGCCGTTGTCATGCATGAATTTAACATCCTGATCAACCCGATTCACCCCGACATGAAGTCCGTCAAAATCCTCGATGTGGAGAGCTTCATATATGATGAGAGACTCCACAAGCCGACCAAACAATAG
- a CDS encoding vitamin B12-dependent ribonucleotide reductase translates to MIQRSDHSISENALRVLAKRYLAKDEAGVVIETPEALFRRVAQNIAQAERLYDAGADIAAVEEEFYRLFSELKFLPNSPTLMNAGRDLQQLSACFVLPVEDSMEGIFDAIKHTAIIHKTGGGTGFSFSRLRPKNDLVRTTGGVASGPISFMKVFNHATEAVKQGGTRRGANMGILRVDHPDILEFIRCKEDTREITNFNISVAVTDAFMEAFEKGGDYGLINPRTGERVGTLPACEVLDRIAVQAHKTGEPGLFFIDRANEVNPTPHAGIIEATNPCGEQPLLPYESCNLGSINLERHLVEVDTLESVAGASGQYRLDWAALEKSVRTAVRFLDNVIDMNRYPIEEIERITKANRKIGLGVMGFARMLFKLAIPYGSERGIEAAKTVMNFIRETGCDESVKLAERRGVYPNWKGSLHEKRGEKIRNAYVTTVAPTGTISMIADTSGGCEPEFSLIWYKNVLDGERLPYVLDYFIEVAKKEGFWSDDLLDQIVKNHGSLQGLSSIPEKWREIFVVSHDIAPEWHVRMQAAFQSFSDSAVSKTINLPSSATVEEVKKAYLLAYRLGCKGITVYRDGARVDQVMNVGVIPQNTSDNGGMPATESKKEDLMTSELPDLIPELRIKVKTKRGNSYVHVGFLIKEESMGDIFETLRSDGSIRELFLSPSPHVKNRELLDMVCRLGSKLLRAGSPIEEVLEQLVKSNDQFGDISSDAYALVKGLTTVVSRVQGATTMQLPCPECGVSPLRMQEGCLLCGSCSWTKC, encoded by the coding sequence ATGATTCAACGATCAGATCATTCGATCTCGGAAAACGCCCTTCGTGTGTTGGCGAAGCGCTACCTGGCAAAAGATGAAGCGGGGGTGGTGATTGAAACCCCGGAGGCGCTCTTCCGAAGGGTAGCCCAAAATATCGCTCAGGCCGAGCGGCTTTATGATGCAGGAGCAGATATCGCAGCGGTCGAGGAGGAATTCTACCGTTTGTTCTCGGAATTAAAATTCCTTCCGAACTCACCGACCTTGATGAACGCCGGCCGGGACCTGCAGCAGCTTTCGGCCTGTTTTGTTCTGCCGGTGGAAGATTCGATGGAGGGAATCTTCGACGCGATCAAGCATACGGCGATCATTCACAAGACCGGAGGGGGCACCGGATTCTCGTTTTCCCGGCTTCGGCCGAAGAACGATCTGGTCCGGACCACCGGTGGGGTCGCTTCGGGGCCAATCTCGTTCATGAAGGTCTTCAATCATGCCACGGAGGCGGTGAAGCAGGGGGGAACCCGGCGCGGCGCCAATATGGGAATCCTGCGGGTCGACCACCCGGATATCCTGGAGTTCATCCGGTGCAAGGAAGATACCCGTGAGATCACCAATTTCAATATCTCCGTCGCGGTCACCGATGCCTTCATGGAGGCCTTTGAAAAAGGGGGCGATTACGGACTGATCAATCCCCGGACCGGAGAGCGGGTTGGGACCCTGCCGGCGTGTGAGGTCCTCGACCGGATCGCGGTGCAGGCTCACAAGACCGGGGAGCCGGGTCTTTTCTTCATCGACCGGGCCAATGAGGTCAATCCGACACCTCACGCCGGCATCATCGAGGCGACGAATCCTTGCGGAGAGCAGCCGTTGCTCCCTTACGAGAGCTGCAACCTCGGGAGCATCAATCTGGAGCGGCATCTGGTTGAAGTCGACACCCTGGAATCAGTGGCGGGTGCTAGCGGTCAATACCGGCTCGATTGGGCTGCCTTGGAAAAGAGCGTCCGGACCGCCGTCCGCTTCCTCGACAATGTGATCGACATGAACCGCTATCCGATCGAAGAGATCGAACGGATTACCAAAGCCAACCGGAAGATCGGGCTGGGGGTGATGGGCTTCGCCCGGATGCTCTTCAAGCTGGCGATCCCGTACGGTTCGGAAAGGGGAATCGAGGCAGCCAAAACGGTCATGAACTTCATCCGGGAAACCGGCTGCGACGAATCGGTCAAGCTGGCGGAGCGGAGGGGGGTCTATCCGAACTGGAAGGGATCATTACACGAAAAGCGGGGAGAGAAAATCCGAAACGCTTATGTCACGACCGTCGCGCCGACCGGCACCATCTCGATGATCGCCGATACTTCGGGCGGATGCGAGCCCGAGTTCTCCCTGATCTGGTACAAAAACGTTCTGGATGGGGAGCGCCTTCCCTATGTGCTCGATTATTTCATCGAGGTTGCAAAAAAAGAAGGGTTCTGGAGCGACGACCTGCTCGACCAAATCGTCAAAAACCATGGCTCGTTGCAGGGGCTGAGCTCCATTCCGGAAAAATGGCGGGAGATTTTTGTGGTCTCGCATGACATTGCGCCGGAGTGGCATGTGCGGATGCAGGCGGCCTTTCAGTCATTCTCCGATTCGGCCGTCTCTAAGACCATCAATCTGCCCTCGTCGGCCACGGTCGAGGAGGTGAAGAAGGCCTATCTTCTGGCTTACCGCCTCGGCTGCAAAGGGATCACCGTCTACCGGGACGGGGCGCGGGTGGATCAGGTCATGAACGTCGGAGTTATTCCTCAAAATACCTCTGACAATGGGGGAATGCCGGCGACAGAAAGTAAAAAAGAAGATCTGATGACATCGGAACTGCCCGACCTTATCCCGGAGCTGAGAATCAAGGTCAAGACGAAACGAGGCAATTCCTATGTCCATGTCGGATTCCTGATCAAAGAGGAGAGCATGGGAGACATTTTCGAAACCCTTCGCTCTGATGGGAGCATCCGGGAGCTTTTTCTCTCTCCTTCTCCGCACGTCAAGAACAGAGAGTTGCTCGATATGGTCTGTCGTCTGGGAAGCAAGCTGCTCCGGGCGGGCTCTCCGATCGAGGAGGTTTTAGAGCAGCTGGTGAAGTCGAACGATCAGTTCGGGGATATCAGCTCGGATGCGTATGCGTTGGTCAAGGGGCTCACGACGGTGGTCTCCCGCGTGCAGGGAGCGACCACAATGCAACTGCCGTGTCCGGAGTGCGGTGTTTCTCCCCTTCGGATGCAGGAAGGGTGTCTTCTCTGCGGGAGCTGTTCCTGGACGAAGTGTTAA
- a CDS encoding AbrB/MazE/SpoVT family DNA-binding domain-containing protein produces the protein MAVVKVWGRGQLTIPASLRKELHIEEDATVSVVRVGESLILTTKKLVGDTIAKKAQKELKKAGLRLEDILKDLEEQRERYNRERYGR, from the coding sequence ATGGCCGTTGTTAAAGTATGGGGGCGGGGGCAGTTGACGATTCCGGCGTCGTTGCGGAAAGAGCTTCACATCGAGGAAGACGCGACCGTCAGCGTTGTCAGAGTGGGAGAGTCACTGATCCTTACAACGAAGAAACTGGTCGGGGACACCATAGCCAAGAAGGCCCAGAAAGAGCTGAAAAAAGCAGGTTTGAGGTTGGAAGATATTTTGAAGGATTTGGAGGAACAGCGGGAGCGCTATAACCGGGAACGGTATGGAAGGTAG
- a CDS encoding putative toxin-antitoxin system toxin component, PIN family, which yields MEGRRWRVFLDTSALIAGIISTTGAARELLRLSEAGIIETLLSRQVLTEADRNLSEKLPALISDFHLLVRQIEPVVVEDPSRSVIAQAARVIHHKDAPILAAAVNAKADYLVTWNTRHFHKSSVKGAVRFKIMTPGEFLEEFRRSLPEHDV from the coding sequence ATGGAAGGTAGGCGGTGGAGGGTTTTTCTCGATACCAGTGCCCTTATCGCCGGAATTATTTCAACAACCGGCGCAGCGCGAGAGCTATTGCGGTTATCTGAGGCGGGAATCATAGAGACTCTCCTCTCCAGGCAGGTTCTGACCGAGGCGGACCGGAACCTTTCAGAAAAACTTCCGGCTTTGATTTCCGATTTTCACCTTTTGGTTCGGCAAATAGAGCCTGTCGTGGTAGAAGATCCTTCTCGGAGTGTGATTGCGCAAGCCGCTCGGGTGATTCACCATAAAGACGCGCCGATCCTCGCGGCGGCGGTTAATGCGAAGGCGGATTATTTGGTAACGTGGAACACAAGACATTTTCACAAATCTTCGGTCAAGGGAGCGGTTCGTTTTAAAATTATGACTCCCGGCGAGTTCTTGGAGGAGTTTAGACGATCTCTTCCTGAGCATGACGTATAG
- a CDS encoding type II toxin-antitoxin system Phd/YefM family antitoxin codes for MIKEATATTVRRNLGDLIKRIQHRHDSILVTKAGKPVAAIVDIELFNKMRALESEFDRLVGGLQGAFKGETIETVEKALRKAKTVSRRRGRR; via the coding sequence ATGATCAAGGAGGCAACTGCAACGACCGTGCGCAGGAACCTGGGCGACCTGATCAAGAGGATCCAGCATCGGCACGATTCCATTCTGGTCACCAAAGCCGGAAAACCGGTGGCGGCGATCGTCGATATCGAACTGTTCAACAAGATGCGGGCCCTCGAATCGGAATTCGACCGATTGGTGGGCGGCTTGCAAGGGGCCTTTAAGGGGGAGACGATCGAAACGGTCGAGAAGGCGTTGCGAAAAGCCAAGACGGTATCGCGCCGACGCGGCCGTAGATGA
- a CDS encoding toxin-antitoxin system protein gives MQSATVRISELSRKALRDLSEKTGEPMQAILDKAIELYRRQRFLEEVNTAYAAVRQDEKAWSAIEKERGEWDATLLDGLQEVEKSSKVAKVSRKKGVPRG, from the coding sequence ATGCAAAGCGCCACGGTAAGAATCAGCGAATTGTCTCGTAAGGCCCTTCGGGATCTTTCTGAGAAGACAGGGGAGCCGATGCAGGCGATCTTGGACAAGGCGATTGAGCTTTACCGGAGGCAGCGGTTTCTGGAGGAGGTCAATACGGCCTATGCCGCCGTACGCCAGGATGAAAAGGCGTGGTCGGCAATTGAAAAGGAACGGGGAGAATGGGACGCGACCCTTCTGGACGGCCTTCAGGAGGTCGAGAAGTCGAGTAAAGTTGCGAAGGTGAGCCGGAAGAAAGGTGTCCCCCGTGGTTAG
- a CDS encoding type II toxin-antitoxin system PemK/MazF family toxin, with protein sequence MWLADLNPTRGHEQAGQRPVLIVSEDLFNQGPAGLVIVLPITSTHRGIPAHVPVSPPEGGLKNASVILCDSIRSISKGRLSRRLGRVSGAVMEEVEDRIRILMAL encoded by the coding sequence GTGTGGCTTGCCGATTTGAACCCGACTCGGGGGCATGAGCAGGCGGGTCAGCGACCCGTCCTTATCGTCTCGGAGGACCTTTTCAACCAGGGTCCGGCGGGATTAGTCATCGTGTTGCCGATCACCTCGACCCATCGAGGTATTCCGGCGCATGTTCCGGTCTCCCCGCCCGAGGGAGGATTGAAAAACGCAAGCGTCATCCTATGCGATTCGATCCGGTCCATTTCCAAAGGACGTCTCTCGAGAAGATTGGGCAGGGTATCCGGGGCCGTCATGGAGGAGGTCGAAGATCGAATTCGGATTCTGATGGCGCTTTAA
- a CDS encoding toprim domain-containing protein, protein MELKEIKSIPILNVAEKLGLKIKGRSAHCFAHQPDRNPSLRFNIEKNTFRCYVCPQVGGSVIDLVMQVLNVPFHEALEYLCGRSVSVPKRSERKPEIGAEERNEILQALLSEAPLEKEGVNYLAGRGIRTEIARKMGVGFLRPEDYRNLFWRMSRRFGRSRLRAAGLTRFYLFAKEGLSFLLFPYRLEGRVHAIKGRCLLTKAEAKERGVSRFVMTERARIFYNQEIIESTRDLYLCEGEIDTLTLLQGGYPAVGIPGTGSFREEWLDLLTGKRVVLSLDSDPAGCEASAYLAEQFSKRGITHLKLDLPDGKDVNDCYLDAALLYGKEGTVAQR, encoded by the coding sequence ATGGAACTCAAGGAGATCAAATCGATTCCGATCTTAAATGTCGCGGAGAAGCTTGGGCTGAAAATAAAAGGCCGGTCGGCGCACTGCTTCGCGCATCAGCCCGACCGAAATCCCTCTCTTCGTTTCAACATCGAGAAGAACACCTTTCGCTGCTACGTCTGTCCGCAAGTCGGCGGATCGGTGATCGACCTGGTGATGCAGGTTTTGAATGTCCCCTTTCATGAGGCATTGGAATATCTCTGCGGAAGGAGTGTATCTGTTCCAAAGAGATCGGAGAGGAAACCGGAGATCGGAGCGGAAGAGAGAAACGAGATCCTTCAAGCCCTTTTATCGGAAGCCCCCTTGGAAAAGGAAGGGGTCAACTACCTGGCGGGCAGAGGGATCCGGACCGAGATCGCGCGGAAGATGGGGGTCGGCTTCCTCCGTCCGGAAGATTACCGGAATCTCTTTTGGAGGATGAGCCGAAGATTCGGGCGAAGCCGCCTGAGGGCGGCAGGCCTCACCCGGTTCTATCTCTTCGCGAAAGAGGGTTTAAGCTTTCTGCTCTTCCCGTATCGGCTGGAAGGACGTGTCCATGCGATCAAGGGGCGCTGCCTTCTGACGAAAGCGGAAGCGAAGGAGCGGGGGGTCAGCCGGTTCGTCATGACGGAGCGGGCGCGGATCTTCTACAACCAGGAGATCATCGAATCGACCCGGGACCTCTACCTTTGTGAAGGGGAGATCGACACGCTGACCCTCTTGCAAGGGGGCTACCCCGCCGTCGGGATCCCGGGGACCGGGAGTTTCAGAGAAGAGTGGCTCGATCTGCTCACTGGGAAACGGGTCGTGCTCAGCTTGGATTCCGATCCAGCCGGTTGTGAGGCGTCGGCCTATTTGGCGGAACAATTCAGCAAGCGGGGGATTACCCATCTAAAACTCGATCTTCCGGATGGGAAAGACGTGAACGACTGTTACCTGGATGCGGCGCTGCTGTATGGGAAGGAGGGGACTGTTGCTCAACGATGA
- a CDS encoding ATP-dependent helicase — protein sequence MLNDEQKEAVLTRDVPLLILAGPGTGKTETIAHRIAALIGEGEDPEKILAITFTNKASQAMRDRVLSLTGKRLSWIRTIHGTCAQLLRSHIHKLGYNTAFNIASMEQSNKILKDCIREIGLNEALLDIRELAGTIARIKSKAKPEEQLASESHPFPEIFNAYQEKMRSQGCIDFNDLIYLCLKLLKEDPNTLAEARDQWRHIIIDEFQDSDPAQYQLISHLGRERGIAVVGDDDQSIYSFRSSTPEVIALFVADFSPKIITLKKSYRLPRILLEAASSLIRNNLKRFEKELVCAQEAEGHLEVRGFGSETEEGDFVAQEVLALQAQGVPSDEIAVLGRRHAPLAIVEASLKKMNIPCRKMGERSFYELREVRDMMALITAVALPENSPALERIFKLTPGITARAIDLLEDIAEQNEVSLYRAAELAIEHQYLQGEASKSLQEALTRLDQLRPRMEQLCISDLMRAAAKEFDYLSHLQKISRGPSDYEKRLGHLKDLAQMADQFELSSGPSLTNFINEMAISAIQGGTPKEKGGIRLITLHGAKGLEFRVVFLIGAFQGNIPHVKGNLEEERRLMFVGVTRAKERLYITHARYIQNEVRQRSYFVDEMGRMLSPKSQV from the coding sequence TTGCTCAACGATGAACAGAAGGAAGCCGTTTTGACCCGGGATGTCCCGTTATTGATTCTGGCGGGCCCCGGAACCGGAAAGACCGAGACGATCGCCCACCGGATCGCCGCATTGATCGGGGAGGGAGAAGATCCGGAGAAAATCCTGGCGATCACTTTTACCAACAAAGCCTCCCAGGCGATGAGAGACCGGGTTCTCTCCCTGACCGGAAAGCGCCTCTCCTGGATCCGTACGATCCACGGGACCTGCGCACAACTGCTGAGAAGTCACATCCACAAACTCGGATACAATACCGCCTTCAATATCGCCTCGATGGAACAGAGCAATAAAATCCTCAAAGATTGCATCCGCGAGATTGGATTGAACGAGGCCTTGCTCGATATTAGAGAGCTGGCCGGAACGATCGCCCGGATCAAGTCAAAGGCCAAACCGGAGGAGCAGCTTGCCTCCGAATCCCACCCATTTCCGGAGATCTTCAACGCCTATCAGGAGAAGATGCGATCCCAGGGGTGTATCGATTTCAACGATCTGATCTATCTCTGTCTGAAGCTATTGAAAGAGGACCCCAACACCCTGGCGGAGGCGAGGGATCAATGGCGTCACATCATCATCGACGAGTTCCAGGACAGTGATCCGGCCCAATATCAGCTGATCTCCCACCTGGGACGGGAACGCGGGATCGCCGTGGTCGGGGACGACGACCAGTCGATCTACTCGTTCCGGTCATCGACCCCGGAGGTTATCGCCCTGTTCGTCGCCGATTTCTCTCCGAAGATCATCACGCTGAAGAAGAGCTACCGTCTTCCCCGGATCTTACTGGAAGCGGCCTCTTCTCTGATCAGGAATAATTTGAAGCGGTTTGAGAAGGAGCTCGTCTGCGCTCAAGAAGCGGAAGGGCATCTGGAGGTCAGAGGATTCGGATCCGAAACGGAGGAGGGGGATTTCGTGGCGCAGGAGGTCCTCGCCCTTCAGGCCCAGGGGGTCCCTTCCGATGAGATCGCCGTCCTGGGGAGACGGCATGCGCCGCTTGCGATCGTCGAAGCGTCGTTGAAAAAGATGAATATTCCCTGCCGGAAGATGGGGGAGCGCTCCTTCTACGAGCTGCGGGAGGTGCGCGACATGATGGCGCTGATCACGGCCGTCGCGCTGCCGGAGAACTCTCCCGCGCTGGAGCGGATTTTCAAATTGACGCCCGGAATCACCGCCCGGGCGATCGATCTGCTCGAAGATATCGCGGAGCAAAACGAAGTCAGCCTCTATCGGGCGGCGGAGCTGGCGATTGAGCATCAGTATCTGCAGGGAGAAGCTTCCAAAAGTCTGCAAGAGGCGTTGACCCGGCTGGATCAACTCCGTCCCAGAATGGAGCAGCTGTGCATTTCGGATCTGATGCGGGCGGCCGCGAAGGAGTTCGACTACCTCTCTCATCTGCAGAAAATCTCAAGAGGACCTTCAGATTACGAAAAGCGGCTCGGTCATCTCAAAGATCTCGCCCAGATGGCCGATCAATTCGAGCTGTCATCCGGACCGAGTCTGACCAATTTCATTAACGAAATGGCGATCTCGGCGATCCAGGGCGGGACCCCGAAGGAGAAGGGAGGAATTCGGCTGATCACGCTTCACGGGGCGAAGGGCCTGGAGTTTCGGGTGGTCTTTCTGATCGGGGCTTTTCAGGGAAACATCCCGCATGTGAAGGGGAATCTGGAAGAAGAGCGCCGGCTGATGTTTGTGGGGGTGACCCGGGCGAAAGAGCGGCTCTATATCACGCATGCCCGGTATATCCAGAACGAAGTGCGGCAGCGATCGTACTTTGTCGACGAGATGGGACGGATGCTCAGTCCGAAGTCGCAGGTCTGA
- a CDS encoding JAB domain-containing protein produces MQWVRVKLVKEARPPWATRVRDREDVHAMLKRYYRFHDREEALVVCLDNKNVPTHIHSLSVGGISLCIIDPRVVFTVALLAGAAQIMFIHNHPSGDPTPSKEDQQISRRLREAGELMGMRLIDSLIVGGDRIESILHK; encoded by the coding sequence ATGCAATGGGTCAGAGTGAAGCTGGTCAAAGAGGCCCGTCCCCCATGGGCGACACGAGTCAGAGACAGAGAAGATGTTCATGCGATGCTCAAGCGCTACTACCGGTTCCATGACCGGGAGGAGGCGCTGGTCGTCTGCTTGGATAACAAGAACGTGCCGACGCATATTCATTCCCTGTCGGTCGGCGGCATCAGCCTGTGTATCATCGATCCCCGGGTCGTGTTCACTGTCGCGCTGCTTGCCGGCGCGGCGCAAATCATGTTTATCCACAATCATCCAAGCGGAGATCCGACCCCATCGAAGGAGGATCAACAAATCAGCAGGCGGCTCAGAGAAGCGGGGGAGTTGATGGGGATGAGGCTGATCGATTCCTTAATCGTAGGGGGAGACCGGATCGAATCGATCCTGCATAAATAA